The following are from one region of the Vitis riparia cultivar Riparia Gloire de Montpellier isolate 1030 chromosome 9, EGFV_Vit.rip_1.0, whole genome shotgun sequence genome:
- the LOC117921771 gene encoding photosystem I P700 chlorophyll a apoprotein A2 has protein sequence MALRFPRFSQGLAQDPTTRRIWFGIATAHDFESHDDITEERLYQNIFASHFGQLAIIFLWTSGNLFHVAWQGNFESWVQDPLHVRPIAHAIWDPHFGQPAVEAFTRGGAPGPVNIAYSGVYQWWYTIGLRTNEDLYTGALFLLFLSAISLIAGWLHLQPKWKPSVSWFKNAESRLNHHLSGLFGVSSLAWTGHLVHVAIPGSRGEYVRWNNFLDVLPHPQGLGPLFTGQWNLYAQNPDSSSHLFGTSQGAGTAILTLLGGFHPQTQSLWLTDIAHHHLAIAFIFLVAGHMYRTNFGIGHSMKDLLEAHIPPGGRLGRGHKGLYDTINNSIHFQLGLALASLGVITSLVAQHMYSLPAYAFIAQDWKNEHRGNTCHSAKER, from the coding sequence ATGGCATTAAGATTTCCAAGGTTTAGCCAAGGCTTAGCTCAGGACCCCACTACTCGTCGTATTTGGTTTGGTATTGCTACCGCACATGACTTCGAAAGTCATGATGATATTACTGAGGAACGTCTTTATCAGAATATTTTTGCTTCTCATTTTGGGCAATTAGCAATCATTTTTCTGTGGACTTCCGGAAATCTGTTTCATGTAGCTTGGCaaggaaattttgaatcatGGGTACAAGACCCTTTACATGTAAGACCTATTGCTCATGCAATTTGGGATCCTCATTTCGGTCAACCGGCTGTGGAAGCTTTTACTCGAGGGGGTGCTCCTGGACCAGTGAATATCGCTTATTCTGGTGTTTATCAGTGGTGGTATACAATCGGTTTACGCACTAATGAAGATCTTTATACTGGAGctctttttctattatttctttctgCTATATCTTTAATAGCGGGTTGGTTACACCTACAACCGAAATGGAAACCGAGCGTTTCGTGGTTCAAAAATGCCGAATCTCGTCTCAATCATCATTTGTCAGGACTCTTCGGAGTAAGTTCATTGGCTTGGACCGGACATTTAGTCCATGTCGCTATTCCTGGATCCAGGGGGGAGTACGTTCGATGGAATAATTTCTTAGATGTATTACCGCACCCTCAGGGGTTAGGCCCACTTTTTACAGGTCAGTGGAATCTTTATGCTCAAAACCCTGATTCAAGTAGTCATTTATTTGGTACCTCTCAAGGAGCAGGAACTGCCATTCTAACCCTTCTCGGGGGATTCCATCCACAAACGCAAAGTTTATGGCTGACTGATATTGCTCATCATCATTTAGCTATTGCATTTATTTTTCTCGTTGCTGGTCATATGTATAGAACTAACTTCGGGATTGGGCACAGTATGAAAGATCTTTTAGAAGCGCATATTCCTCCGGGAGGACGATTGGGGCGTGGACATAAGGGTCTTTATGACACAATCAATAATTCGATTCATTTTCAATTAGGCCTTGCTCTAGCCTCTTTAGGGGTTATTACTTCCTTGGTAGCTCAACACATGTATTCTTTACCGGCTTATGCGTTCATAGCACAAGATTGGAAAAACGAGCACCGTGGAAATACATGCCACTCAGCCAAAGAAAGATGA
- the LOC117921686 gene encoding putative disease resistance protein RGA3, with amino-acid sequence MANSYLNSRESIEMEKTGGDYFEDLVSRSLFQDFRRDDEGNIISCKMHDIVHDLAQYLTKNECFILEIDDEKEVRMASSFQKARHATLISARRVGFPSTIHNLKYLHTLFAAHLIIPFTPQPPLNLFKHLVCLRALDLSENDLAVLPRNLGKLIHLRYLNLSNNKWLTELPETICDLYYLQTLYVFGCHYLQKLPQGMRKLINLRHLELYGSGVSELPKGIGRLTSLRTLTRFPIIGDHFRRDVCKIGELKNLNSLRGGLVISGIANVKDAEEAGEAELKNKKHLHHLVLTGFGRLASAASKGVAEALQPHQNLKSLKISYYSAATEFPSWIAASSLPQLKKLEIVGCSLVTCLPPLGELPLLESLRIEDMDRLKYVGGEFLGSLPTAFPVLKRLIFKHMVEWEKWEVKGEEEERRSVMPYLHSLATCNCPKLESLPERLLQITTLQELNVLGSPTLQDRYHEETGEDWSKISHIQRVLAGNEVYHKTYRFSDESM; translated from the exons ATGGCAAATAGCTATCTCAATTCTAGAGAAAGTATAGAGATGGAGAAAACAGGGGGAGACTACTTTGAAGACTTGGTGTCACGGTCACTTTTCCAAGATTTTCGTAGAGATGATGAGGGCAACATAATATCGTGCAAGATGCATGATATAGTACATGATCTTGCCCAATATTTGACCAAGAATGAATGCTTCATTCtggagattgatgatgaaaagGAAGTGAGGATGGCTTCCTCCTTCCAAAAGGCTCGTCATGCAACCTTAATTAGCGCACGAAGGGTTGGATTTCCTAGCACTATCCATAATTTGAAATATCTGCACACATTGTTTGCTGCACATCTGATCATTCCCTTCACTCCTCAACCCCCACTTAATTTATTCAAACATTTGGTATGCCTTAGGGCATTAGACTTGAGTGAGAATGATTTGGCGGTACTGCCGAGGAACTTGGGGAAATTGATACATCTGAGGTACCttaatctatcaaataataaGTGGTTGACGGAATTGCCCGAAACAATTTGTGATCTATATTATTTGCAAACTTTATATGTTTTTGGATGTCATTACCTTCAAAAACTACCTCAGGGGATGCGAAAACTAATTAACCTGAGACATCTTGAATTGTACGGCAGTGGAGTATCGGAGTTGCCAAAAGGAATCGGGAGATTGACCTCACTTCGGACATTAACTAGGTTTCCTATAATTGGAGATCATTTTAGACGTGATGTATGCAAAATAGGAGAACTGAAAAACTTAAACAGCCTCAGGGGAGGTCTTGTGATAAGTGGGATAGCTAATGTGAAAGATGCAGAGGAGGCTGGCGAAGCAGAATTGAAGAATAAGAAACACCTCCATCATTTGGTACTAACGGGTTTTGGGCGGCTTGCCTCAGCTGCTTCAAAAGGTGTGGCTGAAGCTCTACAGCCTCATCAAAACTTGAagtctttaaaaataagttattacaGTGCTGCCACCGAGTTCCCCAGTTGGATAGCGGCCTCATCGTTGCCCCAATTGAAAAAGCTTGAAATTGTGGGTTGCTCACTGGTTACTTGTTTGCCTCCATTGGGGGAACTACCTCTCCTTGAAAGCCTGAGAATAGAGGATATGGACAGACTGAAATACGTGGGTGGTGAGTTTTTGGGATCTTTACCAACTGCATTCCCAGTGCTGAAGCGCCTCATTTTTAAACATATGGTTGAGTGGGAAAAGTGGGaagtaaaaggagaagaagaagaacggAGGTCAGTAATGCCATATCTCCACTCCTTGGCCACATGTAACTGCCCCAAGCTGGAAAGCCTGCCCGAGCGCCTTCTCCAGATAACTACACTACAGGAACTGAATGTCCTCGGCTCTCCTACTCTGCAAGATCGTTACCATGAGGAGACAGGGGAGGATTGGTCCaaaatatctcacatccagAGAG TGCTAGCTGGAAATGAAGTCTACCATAAGACCTATAGGTTTTCTGATGAATCCATGTGA